In Ascaphus truei isolate aAscTru1 chromosome 21, aAscTru1.hap1, whole genome shotgun sequence, one DNA window encodes the following:
- the MIGA2 gene encoding mitoguardin 2 isoform X1, translated as MAFRRAEGMSIIQALAMTVAEIPVFLYTTFGQNTFSQLRLSPGLRRVLFATALGTVALALAAHQLKRRKHRKKQITPDNGGLKLGGVPTSVLPARRTSSVKKGYSRRVQSPSSKSNDTLSGISSLEPSKHSSSTHSLASVVAVNSSSMNATSTGPWETQEMDEPVAGGDSNAENLYIQGMELFEEALHKWQQALRIGQRCNSSTPTAQNSELLNETISEDMSEDSCNRAFAGKLESLLHRAYNLQEEFGSVPPDNILMDLEDVLMFPLADGRSPLRMDDENSTTSDDSFFSAAELFDTLQFSEVPFQAPKPAAAYEEALKLVQEGKVTCRTMRTELLGCYNDQDFLAKLHCVRQAFQGLLQDEGNQLFFGEVGKQMVTGLLVKADKSPKGFRENYAEMVCYALKEDTWATTQRELEGRGVVCMNFFDIALDFILMDAFEDLENPPSSVLAVLRNRWLSDSFKETALATACWSVLKAKRRLLMVPDGFISHFYSVSEHVSPILAFGFLGPKEHLTEICNFFKHQIVQYLKDMFDLDNVRYTTVQLLAEDILHLSRRRSEILLGYLGVDTRSEMNGDVPAENRPV; from the exons ATGGCTTTCCGGAGGGCAGAGGGGATGTCTATTATCCAGGCTCTTGCCATGACCGTGGCAGAGATACCAGTGTTTTTGTACACAACCTTTGGACAG AATACTTTCTCACAGCTGAGACTATCTCCTGGGCTCCGGAGGGTTCTTTTTGCCACTGCTCTTGGCACCGTTGCTCTGGCACTTGCGGCTCACCAGCTGAAACGCCGAAAACATAGAAAGAAACAAATAACGCCAGATAATGGTGGCCTGAAGCTGGGTGGAGTCCCGACATCCGTCTTACCCGCCAGACGCACCTCTTCAGTAAAGAAAG GATACTCCCGCAGGGTGCAGAGTCCCAGCAGTAAGAGCAATGATACCCTGAGTGGCATTTCTTCTCTGGAGCCAAGCAAGCATTCGAGCTCCACGCATAGTCTGGCTTCG GTAGTGGCTGTGAACTCCTCTAGTATGAATGCAACTTCTACAGGGCCATGGGAGACCCAGGAAATGGACGAACCAGTAGCGGGGGGAGACTCTAATGCTGAAAATCTTTACATCCAAG GGATGGAGCTCTTCGAGGAAGCCTTGCATAAATGGCAACAGGCATTGCGCATCGGGCAAAGATGTAACTCTAGTACTCCGACCGCTCAGAATAGTGAGCTCCTCAATGAGACCATCTCTGAGGATATGTCTGAG GATTCCTGTAACAGAGCGTTTGCAGGCAAGCTGGAGTCCCTTCTGCACCGTGCCTACAACCTGCAGGAAGAGTTTGGAAGCGTCCCTCCAGATAACATACTGATGGATTTGG AAGACGTCCTGATGTTCCCCCTTGCTGACGGCAGGAGTCCGCTGCGCATGGACGATGAGAACAGCACGACATCTGATGACTCTTTCTTCTCTGCAGCTGAG ctcTTCGACACTTTGCAGTTCAGTGAGGTCCCGTTTCAGGCGCCCAAACCAGCAGCCGCTTACGAAGAAGCGTTGAAGCTAGTACAAGAAGGGAAAGTAACATGCAGGACAATGAG GACAGAGTTGTTGGGCTGTTACAACGATCAGGATTTCCTGGCAAAACTGCACTGTGTCCGACAGGCATTTCAG GGACTGCTTCAGGATGAAGGGAACCAGCTGTTTTTTGGTGAAGTCGGCAAACAGATGGTGACTGGACTCCTGGTGAAAGCTGACAAG AGCCCCAAGGGATTCCGTGAAAACTACGCTGAGATGGTGTGTTACGCATTAAAGGAGGACACATGGGCAACCACCCAGAGAGAGCTGGAGGGACGAGGG gtgGTCTGTATGAACTTCTTTGATATCGCCTTGGATTTCATTCTCATGGATGCCTTTGAAGACCTTGAAAACCCGCCCTCCTCTGTCCTTGCAGTACTGCGCAACCGCTGGCTGTCCGACAGCTTCAAGGAGACG gCATTGGCAACCGCGTGCTGGTCAGTGCTAAAAGCAAAAAGGAGACTCCTAATG GTTCCCGATGGCTTCATTTCCCATTTTTACTCCGTGTCGGAGCATGTCAGCCCCATCTTGGCTTTTGGATTTCTGGGGCCCAAAGAGCATTTGACCGAGATATGTAATTTCTTCAAA CACCAGATCGTGCAGTATTTAAAGGATATGTTTGACTTGGATAACGTGAGATACACCACCGTCCAGTTGCTGGCCGAAGACATCCTCCACCTTTCCCGCAGACGCAGCGAGATTCTCCTGGGATACTTGGGTGTAGACACTAGAAGTGAAATGAATGGGGACGTCCCTGCTGAAAACCGACCAGTCTAA
- the MIGA2 gene encoding mitoguardin 2 isoform X2, whose protein sequence is MAFRRAEGMSIIQALAMTVAEIPVFLYTTFGQNTFSQLRLSPGLRRVLFATALGTVALALAAHQLKRRKHRKKQITPDNGGLKLGGVPTSVLPARRTSSVKKGYSRRVQSPSSKSNDTLSGISSLEPSKHSSSTHSLASVVAVNSSSMNATSTGPWETQEMDEPVAGGDSNAENLYIQGMELFEEALHKWQQALRIGQRCNSSTPTAQNSELLNETISEDMSEDSCNRAFAGKLESLLHRAYNLQEEFGSVPPDNILMDLDVLMFPLADGRSPLRMDDENSTTSDDSFFSAAELFDTLQFSEVPFQAPKPAAAYEEALKLVQEGKVTCRTMRTELLGCYNDQDFLAKLHCVRQAFQGLLQDEGNQLFFGEVGKQMVTGLLVKADKSPKGFRENYAEMVCYALKEDTWATTQRELEGRGVVCMNFFDIALDFILMDAFEDLENPPSSVLAVLRNRWLSDSFKETALATACWSVLKAKRRLLMVPDGFISHFYSVSEHVSPILAFGFLGPKEHLTEICNFFKHQIVQYLKDMFDLDNVRYTTVQLLAEDILHLSRRRSEILLGYLGVDTRSEMNGDVPAENRPV, encoded by the exons ATGGCTTTCCGGAGGGCAGAGGGGATGTCTATTATCCAGGCTCTTGCCATGACCGTGGCAGAGATACCAGTGTTTTTGTACACAACCTTTGGACAG AATACTTTCTCACAGCTGAGACTATCTCCTGGGCTCCGGAGGGTTCTTTTTGCCACTGCTCTTGGCACCGTTGCTCTGGCACTTGCGGCTCACCAGCTGAAACGCCGAAAACATAGAAAGAAACAAATAACGCCAGATAATGGTGGCCTGAAGCTGGGTGGAGTCCCGACATCCGTCTTACCCGCCAGACGCACCTCTTCAGTAAAGAAAG GATACTCCCGCAGGGTGCAGAGTCCCAGCAGTAAGAGCAATGATACCCTGAGTGGCATTTCTTCTCTGGAGCCAAGCAAGCATTCGAGCTCCACGCATAGTCTGGCTTCG GTAGTGGCTGTGAACTCCTCTAGTATGAATGCAACTTCTACAGGGCCATGGGAGACCCAGGAAATGGACGAACCAGTAGCGGGGGGAGACTCTAATGCTGAAAATCTTTACATCCAAG GGATGGAGCTCTTCGAGGAAGCCTTGCATAAATGGCAACAGGCATTGCGCATCGGGCAAAGATGTAACTCTAGTACTCCGACCGCTCAGAATAGTGAGCTCCTCAATGAGACCATCTCTGAGGATATGTCTGAG GATTCCTGTAACAGAGCGTTTGCAGGCAAGCTGGAGTCCCTTCTGCACCGTGCCTACAACCTGCAGGAAGAGTTTGGAAGCGTCCCTCCAGATAACATACTGATGGATTTGG ACGTCCTGATGTTCCCCCTTGCTGACGGCAGGAGTCCGCTGCGCATGGACGATGAGAACAGCACGACATCTGATGACTCTTTCTTCTCTGCAGCTGAG ctcTTCGACACTTTGCAGTTCAGTGAGGTCCCGTTTCAGGCGCCCAAACCAGCAGCCGCTTACGAAGAAGCGTTGAAGCTAGTACAAGAAGGGAAAGTAACATGCAGGACAATGAG GACAGAGTTGTTGGGCTGTTACAACGATCAGGATTTCCTGGCAAAACTGCACTGTGTCCGACAGGCATTTCAG GGACTGCTTCAGGATGAAGGGAACCAGCTGTTTTTTGGTGAAGTCGGCAAACAGATGGTGACTGGACTCCTGGTGAAAGCTGACAAG AGCCCCAAGGGATTCCGTGAAAACTACGCTGAGATGGTGTGTTACGCATTAAAGGAGGACACATGGGCAACCACCCAGAGAGAGCTGGAGGGACGAGGG gtgGTCTGTATGAACTTCTTTGATATCGCCTTGGATTTCATTCTCATGGATGCCTTTGAAGACCTTGAAAACCCGCCCTCCTCTGTCCTTGCAGTACTGCGCAACCGCTGGCTGTCCGACAGCTTCAAGGAGACG gCATTGGCAACCGCGTGCTGGTCAGTGCTAAAAGCAAAAAGGAGACTCCTAATG GTTCCCGATGGCTTCATTTCCCATTTTTACTCCGTGTCGGAGCATGTCAGCCCCATCTTGGCTTTTGGATTTCTGGGGCCCAAAGAGCATTTGACCGAGATATGTAATTTCTTCAAA CACCAGATCGTGCAGTATTTAAAGGATATGTTTGACTTGGATAACGTGAGATACACCACCGTCCAGTTGCTGGCCGAAGACATCCTCCACCTTTCCCGCAGACGCAGCGAGATTCTCCTGGGATACTTGGGTGTAGACACTAGAAGTGAAATGAATGGGGACGTCCCTGCTGAAAACCGACCAGTCTAA
- the DOLPP1 gene encoding dolichyldiphosphatase 1, with protein sequence MAVVEQCSIAAQWRPVSLTHVEYPAGDISGQLLAYLSLGPIFILISFVTLITFKRELHTISFLGGLVINEGVNWVIKNIIREPRPCEGTHTIITTEYGLPSSHSQFMWFFSVYSFLFLYLRMHQTNNARFLDLLWRHILSVCLLTGAFLVSYSRVYLMYHTWSQVAYGGVAGSFLAVAWFAFTQEFLTPLFPRIAAWPISEFFLIRDTSLIPNILWFEYTVTRAEARNRQRKLGTKIQ encoded by the exons ATGGCGGTAGTAGAGCAGTGCTCGATCGCGGCTCAATGGCGCCCAGTTTCCCTCACTCACGTAGAATATCCCGCAG GGGATATTTCCGGGCAGCTGTTGGCCTACCTCAGCCTAGGACCAATCTTCATTCTCATCAGTTTTGTGACGCTAATCACATTCAAGAGAGAACTTCACACG atTTCCTTTCTGGGGGGTCTGGTTATCAACGAGGGTGTGAACTGGGTAATAAAGAACATAATCCGGGAGCCGCGGCCATGTGAAG GTACTCACACAATAATCACCACAGAATatggtttgccttccagccattcGCAGTTCATGTGGTTTTTCTCTGTGTATTCATTTCTCTTCCTATACTTGAG GATGCACCAAACAAACAATGCTCGCTTCTTGGATCTGCTCTGGCGACATATCCTGTCTGTCTGCCTCCTGACGGGAGCATTCTTGGTCTCCTATAGCAG AGTGTATTTAATGTATCACACCTGGAGCCAGGTAGCGTATGGAGGCGTGGCTGGGAGCTTCCTGGCCGTCGCCTGGTTTGCCTTCACACAGGAGTTTCTTACCCCACTGTTTCCTAGGATTGCCGCCTG GCCAATCTCTGAATTCTTCCTTATCCGCGATACCAGCCTAATCCCCAACATCTTGTGGTTTGAATACACAGTCACCCGAGCGGAGGCCAG AAACAGACAACGCAAACTTGGTACGAAGATTCAGTGA